The DNA region AGCTTTTGAAGATAGTTATTCTCTAGTAAAAAAGAAAATGGGATTTGAAAAGCTTTCTGCACAACCAATAAATGATAATTTAAGAAGTCCTTGGCTAACTATCAAAAACTCACTTCTCGTAAAGCTCTGTAAGTATTTAGGTAAGTCATCTTATAAAGGGAGAAAAGGTATAGAGCCTTGTGGAGCAAAAGGTATTTTCCTTGTAGATATTACAAGAAAAGTTGGCGAAAATATTCATATAGAAAACCTAATTGAAAGATCAAGATTACAAAAAGCAAAAGATTTAGGTGTTTTTCCTGGTGTTGTAGAGAAAGATTTGGTATATCCAATGGCTGGAGGAAGAAACATAGATAAATGGGGGTTAAATTCTTATTTATACATAATTGTTCCTCATAATTCCACAGGAAAATCAAAATATAGAGGAATTGATGACAAAGTTTTAAAAGTAAAGTATAAAAAGACTTACGATTGGTTATTTTACTTTAAAGATTTGTTGTTAGAAACAAGAATAAGAAGTGGTAAATTTTTCGACAAAGACCAATTTCCTTGGTATAGACTTGATAATGTTGGTGACTACACATATATGCCTTATAAAGTATTATGGAGAGAACAAAGCAAGGAGATGACTGCAACTGTAGTATCATCAGTTGATGATGAATATTTAGGAAAAAAACTTGTTTTATCTGACTCCAAAGTTCTATATGTTTCTTTTGAAACAGAAGAAGAAGCTCATTATTTATGCGGTATTTTAAATTCTAGAGTTATTGGAGAAATAATTGAGGCTTACACAATAGATATACAAAAAGGAGTAGATATTGTAAAAAATATAAATATTCCTGAATTTGATAAATCAAATAGAGACCACGAATTAATGGCTGAATTATCAAAAAGGGCTCATAAATTTTATATTGAGAAAGACAATAAGGAATTAGACTCAACAGAGAATAAAATTGAATTATTGACACCGAAGATTTTTCAAACCGAATAAAGCACAATAAATGATAGCTATTTTGTATGTATTGTGTTGGTTTAGACTTATTGATAAATGTAATTATAATATGCAAAAGAAGGAATGCACCAAATATAGTCAAATGTAATACGTGAAAATTTTAAAAGATAAAGTTTTTGTGGCTTTTATAATAATATTTTATGTAGCTAAAACATTCTAATTCCCCTTAACCCGTTGCCATAGCTCTGACAGTAATTTTTTCCATCAATAGCTACTTTTCGTTATTAGACTAAGTTAACGAATCAATCTACAATAATTAAATACCGTTTCAAATGCTACTATTTGAATAGGTCATCGCTTCGCCTTTTCCAAAACTTAAATTAAAAGCGTTAATTTGTTTAACTAAAAATACTTAACTTGTAGGTTGTTAAATCAATACTAAATTGGTGACATGAAGTTTATTAAAAAAATAGGTGTAGGGTATGTTCTAATGCTAATACTCTGTGCCATTATTATTATTGTAGCAGAATATACATTCCTTAACGGAAATGAAATACATGGTCTTTTTATAGGGCTATGGGCACCCATGTTAATAGGGTTAATGATCTTTTTTAAATTGGTGGATAATGGGAGGAAATGAATTAGTATTGTACTTCTCAATTTTTACTGGAGTTTGTGTAGCTATATGGTTACTCTTTATCATATGGTCCTATAATAATATGAAAGAATAGGCTAAAGCCCGCTGTAAGTCCGTCACTACTGCACCGACCAACCCCAACCACACATAAACACAGTTTATAATGCAAAAAGAAACACTAAAAGTAGCCATGGTATCAGACATAGCCTGTCCTTGGTGTTATATAGGTAAACATAGAATAGAATCTGCTATACAGCAATGGAAAGGAGTACCTATTGAAATAACCTATCATCCTTTTCAGTTAGACTCCAATATGCCGAAAAAAGGCTTAGACCGTAAAACCTATTTAACCAATAAATTTGGAGATAGAGACATGACCGAGCCCATGCAACGTATTACCGATGCCGGCAACGCCGAAGGCATTATTTTTAATTTTGGTGATAAATGGCTGGCAGTAAATACCTTGCCCTTACACCAATTAATGCACGTTGCAGGAGAAGAAGGGTTTAAAGGCGTTTTAAAAGAACGTTTTTTTAAGGCCTATTTTGATGAAAACTTACATTTGAACGATACTGAAGTATTGGTTAACATAATGGCTGAATACGGTTGGGATGCCACCAAAACGAAACGCATTATTGAAGATGATGCTATAGCTTATGCCGTAAAGCAAGAAATAGCCCATTATCAACAATTGGGCGTAACGGGAGTTCCGTTTTTTATCATCAATGATAAATTTGCCATCAGTGGTGCACAACCGGCTGATGTGTTTTTAGAGGCCTTTACTAAGGTGGCTCCAATGGAAATACTAAATAATGGTGATAGCTGTGACCCGGTTAGTGGAGAGTGCTAGACCCCTCCGTCCATAATAGTTATTACTAAATGATGCTATGACTGTTGGACACCTCCCCTTGGAATCCCGATAGCTATCGGGAGGGGAGGAGCTGAGATGCTGCTTATATTTAACCTTTATTTTCACCTTCATACTTCTTTTATCTGACGTCATAACTCGTGGTGACGTTAACGTCTTCTACCTGAATAGGTCATGGCTTCGCCTTTACCAAAACCATAACTAACACCTAAGGTGAAAAAGCGACCACGTCTGCCATAATCATAGGTTTCAAAAGTGGCTTGTTTTACAAAACGTTCTTGAATTCGAGATTCAAACACGTCTCTAACACCTAAGTTAACCATCACTTTTCCTTTGATAATTTTTTTACGAATACCAAGGTCTAAAAAGGCAAAACCAGTTACATCACCTTGTATGGTTTTAAAACCAGATTGATATGTACCGGTTAACTCCAAATCAATATCAGCAGGTAGTCCAATTTTAGAACCCAATTTTGAAGACCACTGACTACCCGAAAAATCAAAATTTTGGTTTTGAAAATCCCCTTCACGGTTAAAATAATTGATGTTAAAATCGCCAGTAAGCGTAAGCCATTTTGCAGGACTGTATTTTCCGTTAGTTTCGAACCCATAAGAAGCATTGGTACCTATGTTTTCGGGTGTTGTAAAGGTTACGTTGTCTTCAAAGGTAGAGACACGTTCAACGGCATCTGTAGTATATTTGTGGTATAGACTAGAACTTAAAGATGCCTTGCCAATTTTAAAAATACTAGTTAACTCATAAGAATCTGTAAACTCAGGTTGTAGATTTGGGTTACCCACCCGTACGTTAAAGTTATTTCTAATATTGAAAAACGGATTCAAATCCCATAATCTAGGTCTGAAAATACGTTTTGAATACCCCGCCTGAAGTGAAAAATTTTCACCTACTTTATAAGAAGTATGCAATGATGGAAAGAAATTAGTATAGTCTTGTGTATTAGATTCATTGGTATTGGCCAATAATGTGTTTAAATTTGTGTTTTCTAACCGTAAACCTGCTTTAAAACCCCATTTTTCCTTTTCATACGCCCCGGTAAAATAAAGGCCGAGTACTTTCTGGTCGTATTCAAAATTATTAGTTAAACCATCATTCACTAAATAAGTGCCTGTATTTTCGTCAAAATCCCGCACCTCATAATCATTACCAACATCATTAATTACATATTGAGCCCCAGCTTCTATGGTATATATATCACTTAAAGGGTCGGTATAATCTAGCTTAAATGTATAATCTGCTTGCTGAAAAGTAGTCTCGGTTTGCTGATCGTCATTTACAGTAGTTCCAGATAAGGTAGTGCTATTAAACTGTGACTCTTGGTCTTTACCAAAAAAACTACCTAATGCACTAAAAAGCAAGGTGTGCTCTTCATCGTTTTCAAATTGCTTTTTGTAATTTAACTCATACTGCCATTTGGGGTTTGTGGCTTCCGTGGTTTCGGATCTAACCCAATCAGAAATTAAATTAGTATTGGCATCGAAAAACCTAAAATTGGTTTCTGAGGGTTGATCTTCAATCTCGTAGGCAAAATTGCCTGATAATGTTAATACGTTTAATTCGTCAATATGGTAATCTGTTCCTAGTGTGAGATTAAAAAAAGTTTCATCACGATAAGCAATACCTTCACTAAAGACAACCTCATTATTAATTAGGTTCGTATTAATGGCTTCGTTTTCTTGAGGTAAGGACCTGTAGCCTGCACCCAACTGGGCAAACAAATTAAAATGCTCCGTTCTTCGATTAACGCTTACACCAATACTGTGGTTATCGGGTATGCCTGTATTTGCAGAAATGGAACCATTCCACCCTTTTTTCTCCTCTTTCTTAAGGATAATATTTAAAATACCTGCAGTACCTGAGGCTTCGTATTTAGCAGAAGGGTTGGTAATTACTTCAATACTTTCAATCATATCAGCAGTAATTGTACCCAACGCATTACTCGATTGATCCGCTAAAACTGAAGGTTTACCATTAATTAGTATTTGTACACCAGAACTTCCGCGTAAGCTAATTTCACCTTCTATGTTAACATTAACGGAAGGCACATTATTCAATACCTCTAAAGCACTAACACCAGTGCTACTAATATCTTTACCTACGTTAAATACCCGTTTGTCTAGTTTAAATACCGTCTTAGAAACTTCGGCCCTAACCGTAACTTCATCAAGTGCTTTGTTATTTGGGCTTAGTGCAATTGTACCCAAATCAACTTTGTTATTTGTAATGTTATAATCGTTTATAGTTTTTGTTATATAACCCATAAAACTAACTTCAACATAAAAGTTAGAATTTTTCACAACAATGGTAAAACTTCCATTTTCACCTGATGTTGCACCATCTATAACTTCTTTAGTGTCTTTATCAAAAAACGCAACTGTTGCGTAAGGTAAGGGCTGTGAACTTTCTGCTTCTATTAAAGTGCCAGTTACCTCAACAGCACTGGACTGTGAAAATACAATAGTATTGGTGCATATGATAAAAAGTAGACTGTATATATTTTTCAGCATTTTACACATTTGTACGTAGTATTGGTTTATATTCTTACGTTTTCCATGTTGCTCAAACCATCCAATTAGATGCCTTAAAAACGACCGTAAAAATAATACTTTAAGGTTCATGAAAAACCCAAAATATAGTTAAAATAACCCTATAATACGTGATTAATTCCCTTTAATCCGTCGCCATAATTCTGATAGTAATTTTTTACCATCAATGGTATTTTTGGGCACTTCTTTAAAAGTCACATTACCGTTACTATCAGTGGTAATTGCATATTGAAACACAAAATTTTCGGTGTTAGGTTCCATGTTTAACAAACCGAAACGCAAATCGTTATAATACAACTTATCCTCTTTTTTGCTAATGGTGTACCAACCTTTAGAAATAGCAATCATTTCTTGTACCTTTTTATTGGTTAGTAAATCACCCAACAATTCATGGTTTTTGGGGTAGGGCTGAAAATGTATTGGCTTACTGTCAAAAAAAGAATAATGGCCTATTAAAAAATGGCTTTTGCATTTCACATTGGCACTCCACAATACTGTATTTAATGGCGAAGGCCTGGTTTGTATTTCGGTGTAATCTAAATTTTGAAATGCAAGTTCATTTTCAAATTTTTTAAACGCAATATGCTTAAAAACAAATGTTAATAATAAATAACTTAAACTAATAGTTAATCCTAGTTTATTATAGAACCGTCTTTTTTTTGAGGCTCTTTTTTGAAATAGAGCTAATAGTAACAGAACTAAAAAAGGTAAGGTGTACAATGGGTCTATAACAAATATGGATTTAAATGCCAATCGGATATCCAAAGGCCAAAAAAGTTGTGTACCCCAGGTGGTGCATGCATCTAAAATTGGGTGTGTAAAAAAGGTCCAAAAAAATAACCAAGACCAACCCTTGATGTTTTTATAACTCTCGTAACGCGTTACCAACCATGCCATAATAGGGGCAAGGAGTACAGAAAACACAATGGAATGGGTAAAGCCTCTGTGTATTTTTAAAGCCGTTACGGTATCTGTAAAAAAATTGGCAATAATATCTAAATCGGGTATAGTACCAGCAATAGCACCATAAAGCATGGCTTTATTGCCTACTTTTTTACCTAAAACGGCTTCACCAACAGCGGCACCTAATACAATTTGCGTTAAAGAGTCCATAGTTGTTTTTAATATCGGGTGCTGTTTTATTAACAGTATGTAAAATTCCAAAAATCAAATGACAAATTCCAATTAAATTCTAAAAAATAAATTTTAAATCAATGGTATCTCAAACGATTTTTTAATTATTCAGGTTCAATATATTTTATTGATGTTGCAGGCATTTAGTATTTGTAAATATTGACTCATAATTATTCTTAAAATGGCCTATCGAAAATTTATAGTAAAATTTGACGTGAAGATACCGTAAAATTCTAGGCTGTTTGAGCTAAACGAATTTTTAAATTTAGTCAATTTTTTACCAGCGAGTTCCTAGAATTTAGGGATTGAACAATAAATTTAGATAAAGATTCGTCAGCCTAGACTTTTTTGTTTCTTTTTTGGGCGATGCAAAAAAGAAAAAGTTTTATAAACAACTGATTATTTATAAAATCTTAAAATTTTATTTGGCATACTCATCTATCGTTTTCGACTTTCTCATATCTTGTTTATACTAAAAACAATAAAAAAACGTTCTTCTTTAGTAATCTCCCCCAATTATTGACTAAACAACACCTAAATTAAAACATGGGAGAACGATTTACTAGCTTACTTTTCAAAAGAATTTTTCTATTTTTATTTTTTATCTCCACTATTTCCTATGGTCAGTTTTATCACGGATTAGATGTTGGTATCAATTCTACCAGTACTGATTTTTTGGTAGGCGAGTCTGTTGAACCGAGTAGGGGTACAGGTTTCTCTGTGGGCTATATGTTTGAAAGAGAACTTAGCGATAGGGTTTTTCTGCGGTTGGGGCTTAACTTTAACAGAAGGTCTTTTAAAGCTATTAAAAGAAGCGGAATAAACACCACAAACGAAAAATGGGGGATAGATGTAATTGAAGTTCCTGTAAATTTAGGATATTACCTTAATTTTAACAGAAGAAATTTTCAGTTTTTTGTTGATGCTGGACTTAACGCTGGATTCAACAATAGAGCCATTACTAAAAATGATACAGAAACTGTTTTTTTAGATATTGGCGGAGATGCCGATGTAAAACGATTGAGTTTTGGAGCAAATGCCAGTGCGGGATTATTGATTAAAAAGAGAGTAAAATTTCGTTTAAATTATTATCACGGTTTAACCAATATAGTAAATACCGATAACGATACATGGAAAAACAGAACCATTAGTGTTTCCGTAAATTATTTTTTAAGAGAGAAAATAGTGTATTGATAAAAGAATCAAGATATAAGACTAAAACATATGACAACTAACTACTTACTATCCTGTAATACTTCGCCACTGACACCTTATGTTCCAAGTGCTTTAAATCCGTGGGACGCGGCTAAGGTAAGACACCTGCACAATCGGTTGGGCTTTGGTATTGCGTTTCCAGATATAGCCAATGCCTTAAGTAAAAGCCCTGGTGTTTATATAGATGAAATTATAGATGCTGCTATAAATTTAGCACCAACTACAGCACCACCTTGGGCAATACATGATCCAGATGATTATGCCGCTAATGGATTGACCTACAGTGAAGACCAAAACGATATTTATAAAGCAGAAACACAATATACATTTATAAAAGAATTGCTAGACAATGGTGTACGCGGAAGATTGACGTTTTTTTGGCATAATATTATAGTTACAAGAATAAACGAATATGATTTTGCAGGCTACGCTTTTAGGTATTTTTTAGCCTTACAACGCCATAGTTTCGGAAATTTTAAAACCTTTATCCATGAAATAGGTTTGGACGAGGCCATGCTTAAATTTTTAAATGGCTTTGACAGTGTAGTAGGCAGCCCAAATGAAAATTATGCACGTGAATTATATGAGCTATTTACGCTAGGCGAAGGTAATGGCTATACCGAAGAAGATATTGTAGAAACGTCAAGAGCCTTAACTGGATATAACGAATACGTTAATGGAGAAAATTCGAGAATACAATTTTTAATAGATAATTTTGATGCTGAACCTAAAACTATTTTTGGACAAACAGGCAATTGGGGGTATGATGATGTGATAGATATTTTATTTAATGAAAAATCAGAGTTAATTGGTCGTTATATCTGCGAAAGAATGTATACGGCCTTTGTGAGTCCTGAGGTTGATGATAACATCCGGACGCTAATTATAAACCCATTAGCTACACAGTTTATTGCAGGTAATTATGAATTAGCTCCTGTGCTTAAAACCCTATTTAAAAGTGCCCATTTCTTTGACGAATATGCTAAAAATGTAATTATTAAAAGTCCACTAGATCTTATTGTCCAGTTTATGACTACTACAGGTCTTAATTTTGGTGATTATGACTTAAACAAACAATCTATAAAGAATGTCTCGGCATGGGTTTTTGATCAGAATATTATGAATCCGCCAACAGTAGCAGGTTGGGATGGTGATAGAGATTGGTTAAATTCAGGAACCATTACGTTTAGAGCAGCTTATTTATATGAAGATGTATTGCAATGGGCTTGGGATCAAGATCCAGAACAATTCAGACAATTTGCCATTGACATCTCTGGTAATAGTAATGATGCTGAAGTGGTTGCAACTGCCATTTTTGAAGCACTAATGAATGAAATACCTTATACTCAAGACGATTTTGACAATGGTGTTGACGTATTTAAAAGTAGAGTACCTTCAAATTATTTTGAGCAAAATATATGGACACTGGGCTTTGAAGCCGCAACGCTTCAAGTACGTGACCTTTTAGAGTATATAGTATCATTACCCGATTATCAAATTAAATAGAAACTATGTGTACAGATAAAATAAAACATACAACGTGTAATACCGAAGACCATAAAAAATGGAACAGACGTTCTTTTTTGCAAACACTAGGCTTAGGTGGTGCAGGAGCTACATTAATGGTTAACGGAATTCCTATGGCCTATGGGCAACCTACGGCTCTAACGAAAGCATTAGGTGAATCTAACTCTGACAGGGTGCTATTAATTATAAGATTACAAGGTGGTAACGACGGGCTAAATACTATTGTACCCATTTATGATTACGATAGCTATGCTAATTATAGACCAAACTTAAAACATGAAATGGCTGATATTTATAAATTATCACCAGAATTTGGGATACCGAGTTACTTGCAAGATTCATTAGAGGCCATTTGGGAAGGTGGTTGTATGAAAGTGGTACATGGTACTGGATATGAAAATATGAATTTATC from Aureibaculum sp. 2308TA14-22 includes:
- a CDS encoding outer membrane beta-barrel family protein; the protein is MLKNIYSLLFIICTNTIVFSQSSAVEVTGTLIEAESSQPLPYATVAFFDKDTKEVIDGATSGENGSFTIVVKNSNFYVEVSFMGYITKTINDYNITNNKVDLGTIALSPNNKALDEVTVRAEVSKTVFKLDKRVFNVGKDISSTGVSALEVLNNVPSVNVNIEGEISLRGSSGVQILINGKPSVLADQSSNALGTITADMIESIEVITNPSAKYEASGTAGILNIILKKEEKKGWNGSISANTGIPDNHSIGVSVNRRTEHFNLFAQLGAGYRSLPQENEAINTNLINNEVVFSEGIAYRDETFFNLTLGTDYHIDELNVLTLSGNFAYEIEDQPSETNFRFFDANTNLISDWVRSETTEATNPKWQYELNYKKQFENDEEHTLLFSALGSFFGKDQESQFNSTTLSGTTVNDDQQTETTFQQADYTFKLDYTDPLSDIYTIEAGAQYVINDVGNDYEVRDFDENTGTYLVNDGLTNNFEYDQKVLGLYFTGAYEKEKWGFKAGLRLENTNLNTLLANTNESNTQDYTNFFPSLHTSYKVGENFSLQAGYSKRIFRPRLWDLNPFFNIRNNFNVRVGNPNLQPEFTDSYELTSIFKIGKASLSSSLYHKYTTDAVERVSTFEDNVTFTTPENIGTNASYGFETNGKYSPAKWLTLTGDFNINYFNREGDFQNQNFDFSGSQWSSKLGSKIGLPADIDLELTGTYQSGFKTIQGDVTGFAFLDLGIRKKIIKGKVMVNLGVRDVFESRIQERFVKQATFETYDYGRRGRFFTLGVSYGFGKGEAMTYSGRRR
- a CDS encoding DsbA family oxidoreductase codes for the protein MQKETLKVAMVSDIACPWCYIGKHRIESAIQQWKGVPIEITYHPFQLDSNMPKKGLDRKTYLTNKFGDRDMTEPMQRITDAGNAEGIIFNFGDKWLAVNTLPLHQLMHVAGEEGFKGVLKERFFKAYFDENLHLNDTEVLVNIMAEYGWDATKTKRIIEDDAIAYAVKQEIAHYQQLGVTGVPFFIINDKFAISGAQPADVFLEAFTKVAPMEILNNGDSCDPVSGEC
- a CDS encoding metal-dependent hydrolase, which translates into the protein MDSLTQIVLGAAVGEAVLGKKVGNKAMLYGAIAGTIPDLDIIANFFTDTVTALKIHRGFTHSIVFSVLLAPIMAWLVTRYESYKNIKGWSWLFFWTFFTHPILDACTTWGTQLFWPLDIRLAFKSIFVIDPLYTLPFLVLLLLALFQKRASKKRRFYNKLGLTISLSYLLLTFVFKHIAFKKFENELAFQNLDYTEIQTRPSPLNTVLWSANVKCKSHFLIGHYSFFDSKPIHFQPYPKNHELLGDLLTNKKVQEMIAISKGWYTISKKEDKLYYNDLRFGLLNMEPNTENFVFQYAITTDSNGNVTFKEVPKNTIDGKKLLSELWRRIKGN
- a CDS encoding porin family protein, encoding MGERFTSLLFKRIFLFLFFISTISYGQFYHGLDVGINSTSTDFLVGESVEPSRGTGFSVGYMFERELSDRVFLRLGLNFNRRSFKAIKRSGINTTNEKWGIDVIEVPVNLGYYLNFNRRNFQFFVDAGLNAGFNNRAITKNDTETVFLDIGGDADVKRLSFGANASAGLLIKKRVKFRLNYYHGLTNIVNTDNDTWKNRTISVSVNYFLREKIVY
- a CDS encoding DUF1800 domain-containing protein — protein: MTTNYLLSCNTSPLTPYVPSALNPWDAAKVRHLHNRLGFGIAFPDIANALSKSPGVYIDEIIDAAINLAPTTAPPWAIHDPDDYAANGLTYSEDQNDIYKAETQYTFIKELLDNGVRGRLTFFWHNIIVTRINEYDFAGYAFRYFLALQRHSFGNFKTFIHEIGLDEAMLKFLNGFDSVVGSPNENYARELYELFTLGEGNGYTEEDIVETSRALTGYNEYVNGENSRIQFLIDNFDAEPKTIFGQTGNWGYDDVIDILFNEKSELIGRYICERMYTAFVSPEVDDNIRTLIINPLATQFIAGNYELAPVLKTLFKSAHFFDEYAKNVIIKSPLDLIVQFMTTTGLNFGDYDLNKQSIKNVSAWVFDQNIMNPPTVAGWDGDRDWLNSGTITFRAAYLYEDVLQWAWDQDPEQFRQFAIDISGNSNDAEVVATAIFEALMNEIPYTQDDFDNGVDVFKSRVPSNYFEQNIWTLGFEAATLQVRDLLEYIVSLPDYQIK